Proteins from a genomic interval of Methanofollis formosanus:
- the cfbA gene encoding sirohydrochlorin nickelochelatase: MSRKGLLLVGHGSKLAYNKELIEKTAAHIADQHPEYLVRPGFMSMNTPTVEDALNLFKEDEIEMLVVVPLFLAKGIHILKDIPALLGLPEGEKKGLFAHTTGEIPLVYANPIGPDPLLADLMVKNAEDAINAEV, translated from the coding sequence ATGTCACGAAAGGGATTACTACTCGTCGGCCACGGCAGCAAACTTGCCTACAACAAGGAACTCATCGAGAAGACCGCCGCTCACATCGCCGACCAGCACCCCGAATACCTGGTCAGGCCGGGCTTCATGTCCATGAACACCCCGACGGTGGAGGACGCCCTGAACCTCTTTAAGGAAGACGAGATCGAGATGCTCGTCGTCGTCCCGCTCTTCCTTGCCAAGGGCATCCACATCCTCAAGGACATCCCGGCCCTCCTCGGCCTCCCCGAGGGCGAGAAGAAGGGGCTCTTCGCCCACACCACCGGCGAGATCCCGCTGGTCTATGCCAACCCCATCGGGCCCGACCCCCTCCTGGCCGACCTGATGGTCAAGAACGCCGAAGACGCGATCAACGCAGAAGTCTGA
- a CDS encoding type II toxin-antitoxin system VapC family toxin: protein MNGAFIDSNVFLKILEGDEEISRHFLAFSQKKRIYRNAIVGSEVMHVFIRLYTGKKPHEIKTNPDIITEIKTELQKVEKLIDIAQTIPLTHSEEQKARELMREYGLLPNDALIAATCLQHAIPEIATFDNDFKRCPFLTISRLTSE, encoded by the coding sequence ATGAATGGGGCCTTTATTGATTCAAATGTCTTCCTAAAGATACTGGAAGGAGATGAAGAGATCTCTCGACATTTTTTGGCCTTCAGTCAGAAAAAGCGGATCTACCGAAATGCAATTGTCGGGAGCGAAGTCATGCATGTGTTTATACGCCTGTACACCGGCAAAAAACCTCATGAAATAAAAACAAATCCCGATATTATAACAGAAATAAAAACAGAACTCCAGAAAGTCGAAAAACTTATTGATATTGCTCAGACCATCCCCCTCACCCATTCTGAAGAGCAGAAGGCGCGAGAATTGATGAGAGAGTACGGCCTTTTGCCGAACGATGCTCTTATCGCCGCAACATGTCTTCAGCATGCGATCCCTGAGATCGCAACATTTGACAATGATTTCAAAAGATGCCCGTTTCTCACGATCTCTCGACTCACGTCCGAATGA
- a CDS encoding triphosphoribosyl-dephospho-CoA synthase: MECRAKKSAELAQLAMALEVSASPKPGNVDRGHDYPDTRLEHFLASAVFAGRALGLAEEGGPGIGEVILEAVKDTNCHAGGNTHFGAFILLVPLVRGGGVDGAVRAVQATTVDDAVAFYRAFGATQVRVLESDDLDVNDPTALERLREEGMTLYDVMAYSAPRDMVAREWTNGFALCRETKDLLFAHGSGKEAIVRAFLDLLAAHPDTFVAKKLGDDAARRTMERAGEVKAGTLSLEAFDEECLAAGVNPGSLADIMIAGIYLALNEGWAWDS, encoded by the coding sequence ATGGAGTGTCGGGCAAAGAAGAGTGCTGAGCTGGCGCAGCTCGCGATGGCCCTGGAGGTCTCGGCCTCCCCGAAGCCGGGGAACGTGGACCGGGGCCACGACTATCCCGACACTCGTCTGGAACACTTCCTGGCCTCGGCAGTCTTCGCGGGCCGGGCCCTGGGTCTGGCCGAGGAGGGCGGGCCGGGGATCGGTGAGGTGATCCTGGAGGCGGTGAAGGACACCAACTGCCATGCCGGCGGGAACACGCATTTCGGGGCGTTTATCCTGCTGGTCCCGCTGGTCCGGGGCGGCGGCGTCGACGGGGCCGTGCGGGCGGTGCAGGCGACGACGGTCGATGACGCGGTGGCCTTCTACCGGGCTTTCGGGGCGACGCAGGTGCGGGTGCTGGAGAGCGACGACCTGGACGTGAACGATCCCACGGCGCTGGAGCGCCTGCGCGAGGAGGGGATGACCCTCTACGATGTGATGGCCTACTCGGCGCCGCGGGACATGGTGGCGCGGGAGTGGACGAACGGCTTCGCGCTCTGCCGGGAGACAAAGGATCTCCTCTTCGCCCACGGCAGCGGGAAGGAGGCGATCGTGCGGGCCTTCCTCGACCTGCTGGCGGCCCACCCGGACACCTTTGTCGCGAAGAAACTGGGCGACGACGCGGCCCGCCGGACGATGGAACGGGCCGGCGAGGTGAAGGCCGGGACGCTCTCGCTGGAGGCCTTCGACGAGGAGTGTCTGGCCGCCGGGGTGAACCCGGGTTCGCTGGCCGACATCATGATCGCGGGGATCTATCTCGCGCTCAACGAGGGGTGGGCATGGGATTCCTGA
- the cfbB gene encoding Ni-sirohydrochlorin a,c-diamide synthase, producing the protein MKGLLISGDRSGSGKTSITLALAALLSREATVQTYKVAMDYIDPSYLTAVTGRPCRNLDSYVMSPAQMRGVFEHGAKGADLALVEGVRGLFEGAEAVGDAGSTASVAKALDLPVVLVVDARSITRSAAAIVNGYAGFDPDVKVVGVILNNIRTAGHREKTTRAIEHYCGLPVIGAVPRDEGMQLAMRHLGLVPYREGQEGGDFLARVEAVQDVVASCIDLDALKALMVEYTPQGPAEEIFAPVRAAPDLRVAVAYDEAFTFYYNDLFDLLRVLGAEVVTFSPIHDSFPEADGYILGGGYPEIHAAGLEKNRGMREGLRAAAEDGVPIYAECGGLVYLTDCLVLRSGWQGREHEEVYEMCGVLPGEAAIPARRTLGYVEGRSGPACPFGDWAFKGHEFHYSEVDLAEGTTYAYRLSRGTGIAGGMDGAVRGNVLASYTHLHPVASAALYRGFVSRCRERWNGP; encoded by the coding sequence ATGAAAGGGCTTCTCATCTCAGGCGACCGCTCGGGCAGCGGGAAGACGAGCATCACCCTCGCCCTCGCCGCCCTCCTCTCGCGGGAGGCCACGGTCCAGACCTACAAGGTGGCGATGGACTACATCGACCCGTCGTACCTGACGGCGGTCACCGGCAGGCCCTGCCGGAACCTGGACTCCTATGTAATGTCCCCGGCCCAGATGCGGGGAGTCTTCGAGCATGGTGCGAAGGGCGCCGACCTTGCCCTGGTCGAAGGAGTGCGGGGGCTTTTCGAGGGTGCCGAGGCCGTCGGCGACGCCGGCAGCACCGCCTCGGTCGCCAAGGCCCTCGATCTCCCGGTGGTCCTGGTCGTGGACGCCCGGAGCATCACCAGGAGCGCCGCCGCCATCGTCAACGGGTATGCTGGCTTCGACCCAGACGTGAAGGTCGTCGGTGTCATCCTCAACAACATCAGGACCGCAGGTCACCGTGAAAAGACCACGAGAGCCATCGAACACTACTGCGGGCTCCCGGTGATCGGTGCGGTCCCGAGGGACGAGGGGATGCAGCTGGCGATGCGCCACCTCGGCCTGGTCCCCTACCGCGAGGGGCAGGAAGGCGGCGACTTCCTGGCGCGGGTCGAGGCGGTCCAGGACGTCGTGGCCTCGTGCATCGACCTCGACGCCCTGAAGGCGCTGATGGTCGAGTACACCCCGCAAGGTCCGGCCGAAGAGATCTTCGCGCCGGTGCGGGCGGCGCCCGACCTCAGGGTCGCGGTTGCCTACGACGAGGCCTTCACCTTCTACTACAACGACCTCTTCGACCTCCTGCGTGTGCTGGGGGCAGAAGTCGTCACCTTCAGCCCCATCCACGACTCATTCCCGGAGGCCGACGGCTACATCCTCGGCGGCGGGTATCCCGAGATCCACGCCGCCGGGCTTGAGAAGAATCGGGGGATGCGGGAGGGACTCCGTGCCGCCGCCGAGGACGGCGTCCCCATCTACGCCGAGTGCGGCGGACTCGTCTATCTCACCGACTGCCTGGTCCTGCGCTCCGGGTGGCAGGGACGGGAGCATGAGGAAGTCTACGAGATGTGCGGTGTCCTCCCTGGTGAAGCGGCCATCCCGGCCCGCCGGACCCTGGGCTACGTCGAGGGCCGGTCAGGCCCTGCCTGTCCCTTCGGGGACTGGGCGTTCAAGGGGCACGAGTTCCATTATTCCGAGGTCGACCTCGCCGAAGGGACGACCTATGCCTACCGCCTCTCCAGGGGTACCGGGATCGCCGGCGGGATGGACGGGGCGGTCCGCGGCAACGTCCTCGCGAGTTACACCCACCTCCACCCGGTGGCGAGCGCCGCCCTGTACCGGGGATTCGTCTCCCGGTGCAGGGAACGCTGGAACGGACCATAA
- a CDS encoding PRC-barrel domain-containing protein, translated as MSFASPVTVVHPRIVATDRIIGKRVKNALGEYLGEVHHLMVDMASGSIVFAVLSSGGIMGLGEKLYPVPWQALTEEEDDFLLKMRKETMETAPNFDRGHWPKADDLSWFERVYRFYDYSPPWEIEIK; from the coding sequence ATGAGTTTTGCAAGTCCGGTCACGGTGGTCCACCCACGGATTGTGGCCACCGACAGGATCATCGGCAAGAGGGTGAAGAACGCCCTGGGCGAATACCTCGGGGAAGTCCATCACCTGATGGTGGACATGGCCTCGGGTTCGATCGTCTTTGCCGTCCTCTCGTCAGGCGGGATCATGGGCCTGGGAGAGAAGTTGTACCCCGTGCCCTGGCAGGCGCTCACCGAAGAAGAGGACGATTTCCTCCTGAAGATGAGGAAAGAGACGATGGAGACCGCACCCAACTTCGACCGCGGCCACTGGCCGAAGGCCGACGACCTCTCCTGGTTCGAGCGGGTGTACCGGTTCTACGACTACAGCCCGCCCTGGGAGATCGAGATCAAATAA
- a CDS encoding DUF447 domain-containing protein produces the protein MGFLREGINEVVATTRGNAAPMGIICRNGALSMVLFRGSHTEANIRRDGWVVANLTADPVVWVRTAFEDLPPEDLVAEEVGGRRVERLRACEAWAAFAAEVKHETAEKTLVALTPLAEPVVLKEGVCPVNRGFAGIIEATVHATRYVQNRDPHLRALIDHHLALVQRCGGPREWEAARVLKGFLGDEKK, from the coding sequence ATGGGATTCCTGAGAGAGGGGATCAACGAGGTGGTCGCGACGACCCGCGGCAATGCCGCACCGATGGGGATCATCTGCCGCAACGGCGCGCTCTCGATGGTCCTGTTCCGGGGTTCCCACACCGAGGCAAATATCAGACGGGACGGATGGGTGGTCGCCAACCTCACCGCCGACCCGGTGGTCTGGGTGCGCACGGCCTTCGAGGACCTGCCGCCCGAGGATCTGGTCGCCGAGGAGGTCGGGGGCCGGCGGGTGGAGCGCCTGCGGGCGTGCGAGGCCTGGGCGGCGTTCGCGGCGGAGGTGAAGCACGAGACCGCGGAGAAGACCCTGGTCGCCCTCACCCCGCTGGCGGAGCCGGTGGTCCTGAAGGAGGGGGTCTGCCCGGTGAACCGCGGGTTTGCCGGGATCATCGAGGCGACGGTGCATGCCACCCGGTATGTGCAGAACCGAGACCCGCATCTCAGGGCCCTCATCGATCATCACCTGGCGCTGGTGCAGCGGTGCGGGGGGCCGCGGGAGTGGGAGGCGGCGCGGGTGTTGAAGGGATTTCTCGGCGACGAGAAGAAGTGA
- the ilvE gene encoding branched-chain-amino-acid transaminase, whose amino-acid sequence MIIYLNGEFVPEEEAKVSVFDHGLLYGDGVFEGIRAYDGRVFRLDEHIDRLYDSAKTIDLEVPITREEFKEALLETLRRNNLKDAYIRPIVTRGKGDLGLDPRKCATPTVIIIATGWGAMYGDLYEKGLTAITVSVRRNAADALPPNVKSLNYLNNILAKIEANYKGGDEAIFLDTHGNITEGSGDNLFLVKNGVLITPHTLNNLRGVTRHVVLEAAASLGLTVMERDVGYFDLYTADEVFVTGTAAELGPIVTIDGRTIGTGTPGPVTKQLMAGFSAITRNEGTPIY is encoded by the coding sequence ATGATCATTTACCTCAACGGTGAGTTTGTCCCCGAGGAGGAGGCAAAGGTCTCGGTCTTCGACCACGGCCTGCTGTACGGCGACGGTGTCTTTGAGGGGATCCGGGCCTATGACGGACGGGTCTTCAGACTGGACGAGCACATCGACCGACTCTATGACTCGGCCAAGACGATCGACCTTGAGGTTCCCATCACCAGGGAGGAGTTCAAGGAGGCGCTTCTTGAAACCCTGCGCAGGAACAACCTCAAGGACGCCTACATCAGGCCGATCGTCACCCGCGGCAAGGGTGACCTGGGCCTCGACCCGCGCAAGTGCGCCACCCCGACGGTGATCATCATCGCCACCGGGTGGGGCGCGATGTACGGCGACCTCTACGAGAAGGGCCTGACCGCGATCACCGTCTCGGTCCGCAGAAACGCCGCCGACGCTCTCCCGCCGAACGTCAAGAGCCTCAACTATCTCAACAATATCCTTGCCAAGATCGAGGCCAACTACAAGGGCGGCGACGAGGCGATCTTCCTCGACACCCACGGCAACATCACCGAGGGCTCGGGCGACAACCTCTTCCTGGTCAAGAACGGCGTCCTCATCACCCCGCACACCCTCAACAACCTGCGCGGCGTCACCAGACACGTCGTCCTCGAGGCCGCGGCCTCGCTCGGGCTCACGGTCATGGAGCGCGACGTCGGCTACTTCGACCTCTACACCGCCGACGAGGTCTTTGTCACCGGCACCGCGGCCGAACTCGGCCCGATCGTCACCATCGACGGCCGGACCATCGGGACCGGCACCCCCGGCCCGGTCACCAAGCAGCTGATGGCCGGGTTCTCGGCGATCACCAGGAACGAAGGGACCCCGATCTACTGA
- the cfbE gene encoding coenzyme F430 synthase produces the protein MKILVLDTIHGGAEIAGALEEAGHTVDAVDVYRGETGIPAAVAAGRSYDLVVAPVHLDPDHPLLGRAPERVTHHEAVRRLLLSCRPELMVEVTGARGKTTTATALAHLLGGPGVLHTSMGTFVFPERRRLWRRSITPASVLPAAKEAVACGGWLIAEESLGVSGVGDLAVLTSGDDYPCAAGKKRALAEKVRSLAAAPRVLVPTGVNVPGAIAADAVAVVEGTRCTYRYGDAKGSFENPLLALRGYRTALHLAAAAACLLGRDPAGLADFAPLPGRMAVSREEGRLTVDCANSGACREVAVDAAAYARALGGAAPLVLVIGTEGQTICEGFPAAEVRAAVAAIAPDRTVVVGDYDADDLPAGAVTAADLEDGIHRAEQMSYGGTIVLAVKTWR, from the coding sequence ATGAAGATTCTCGTCCTCGACACCATCCACGGCGGCGCCGAGATCGCCGGGGCGCTGGAGGAGGCCGGGCACACCGTCGACGCGGTGGACGTCTACCGCGGCGAGACCGGGATCCCCGCTGCCGTGGCGGCGGGACGGTCCTACGACCTGGTCGTCGCCCCGGTCCACCTCGACCCCGACCACCCTCTCCTCGGGCGGGCGCCTGAGCGCGTCACCCACCATGAGGCGGTCCGCCGCCTCCTTCTCTCCTGCCGCCCGGAATTGATGGTCGAGGTCACCGGTGCGAGGGGGAAGACCACCACGGCGACGGCCCTCGCGCATCTGCTCGGGGGCCCCGGGGTGCTTCACACCTCGATGGGCACCTTCGTTTTTCCTGAACGCCGGCGTCTGTGGAGACGCTCCATCACGCCGGCCTCGGTCCTCCCGGCCGCGAAGGAAGCGGTCGCGTGCGGCGGGTGGTTGATCGCCGAAGAGTCTCTCGGGGTCTCGGGGGTGGGCGACCTTGCGGTCCTCACCTCGGGCGACGACTACCCCTGCGCCGCCGGGAAGAAGCGGGCCCTCGCCGAGAAGGTCCGCTCCCTCGCCGCCGCGCCGCGGGTGCTCGTCCCCACCGGGGTGAACGTGCCGGGCGCGATCGCCGCCGACGCAGTCGCCGTCGTCGAGGGGACGCGCTGCACCTACCGGTACGGCGATGCGAAAGGCTCCTTCGAGAACCCGCTCCTTGCCCTGCGGGGTTACCGGACGGCACTGCACCTGGCGGCCGCCGCCGCCTGCCTGCTCGGCCGCGATCCCGCAGGCCTCGCGGACTTCGCTCCCCTTCCCGGACGGATGGCGGTCTCCCGCGAGGAGGGCCGCCTCACCGTCGACTGCGCGAACAGCGGCGCCTGCCGCGAGGTCGCCGTCGACGCCGCCGCGTACGCCCGGGCTCTCGGGGGCGCCGCCCCCCTCGTCCTGGTGATCGGGACCGAGGGGCAGACCATCTGCGAGGGCTTCCCGGCCGCGGAGGTTCGGGCCGCGGTGGCGGCGATCGCACCCGACCGCACCGTCGTCGTCGGCGACTACGACGCAGACGACCTCCCGGCCGGCGCCGTGACGGCCGCCGACCTGGAGGACGGGATCCACAGAGCAGAGCAGATGAGCTACGGTGGGACTATTGTCCTTGCCGTCAAGACATGGAGATAG
- a CDS encoding type II toxin-antitoxin system HicB family antitoxin, giving the protein MIIEYITAALQHAHYEIIEGEEPYYGEIPDLPGVWATGTTLEECRKNLAEVVDDWLVIQLRRGISIPPIDGITTPETPYQARPNPYVPIR; this is encoded by the coding sequence ATGATCATCGAATACATCACGGCGGCATTGCAGCATGCCCACTATGAGATCATCGAGGGCGAAGAACCCTACTATGGGGAGATCCCTGACCTGCCGGGGGTATGGGCCACCGGTACGACCCTGGAAGAGTGCCGGAAAAATCTGGCCGAAGTCGTCGACGACTGGCTTGTGATCCAGCTGAGGAGGGGAATTTCCATCCCGCCAATCGATGGGATCACCACCCCGGAGACCCCCTATCAGGCCCGTCCAAATCCTTATGTACCAATACGATAG
- the cfbD gene encoding Ni-sirohydrochlorin a,c-diamide reductive cyclase catalytic subunit — protein MEYVQPRPSSIVASLYTARDLGVEVAILHGPSGCSFKHARLLEEDGMRVLTTSLGENEFIFGGQGVLERVLRYAETEFSPKRMAVIGTCVSMIIGEDIEAAIEASGVETPTIGVEIHAGFRENIEGVLAVLEPAARAGWISEDELERQRRLLAAANQVERLRGAASQPYIEPSRGDLKHLAACRLLDLARSGKRGVAVLNAKKETAYMFADELCALREACPEAEITYLANLEDRGLPKVRADGERVLAGMQERGLDPELLGSLDEYGENGAAVGERIREIKPDFAFLVGVPHAVPPEYTDGIETISVTNGPRQVAPLKAIGHAMVVVEVDLHPKTLGVREMVESEFGAVLRSMAEGE, from the coding sequence ATGGAATACGTACAACCACGCCCAAGCTCGATCGTCGCTTCCCTGTACACCGCCCGCGACCTCGGGGTGGAGGTGGCGATCCTTCACGGCCCATCGGGCTGCTCCTTCAAGCACGCCCGTCTCCTTGAAGAGGACGGGATGCGGGTCCTGACCACCTCGCTCGGCGAGAACGAGTTCATCTTCGGTGGTCAGGGCGTCCTGGAGCGGGTGCTCAGGTACGCCGAGACCGAGTTCTCCCCGAAGCGGATGGCGGTGATCGGGACCTGCGTCTCGATGATCATCGGCGAGGACATCGAAGCCGCCATCGAGGCGTCGGGCGTCGAGACCCCGACCATCGGCGTCGAGATCCATGCGGGCTTCAGGGAGAACATCGAAGGCGTCCTTGCGGTCCTCGAACCGGCCGCACGGGCCGGGTGGATCAGCGAGGACGAACTCGAACGGCAGCGCCGTCTCCTCGCCGCGGCAAACCAGGTGGAACGGCTCAGGGGTGCGGCCTCGCAGCCGTACATCGAACCCTCGCGGGGCGACCTCAAGCACCTCGCCGCCTGCCGTCTCCTCGACCTTGCGCGGAGCGGGAAACGGGGGGTCGCGGTGCTCAACGCCAAGAAAGAGACGGCATACATGTTTGCCGACGAACTCTGCGCCCTCCGCGAGGCCTGCCCTGAGGCCGAGATCACCTATCTCGCCAACCTCGAGGACCGCGGTCTCCCGAAGGTCCGGGCCGACGGCGAGCGCGTCCTGGCCGGGATGCAGGAGCGGGGGCTCGACCCCGAACTCCTCGGCTCGCTCGACGAGTATGGCGAGAACGGCGCGGCCGTCGGCGAACGGATCCGCGAGATCAAACCCGACTTCGCCTTCCTGGTCGGCGTGCCCCACGCCGTCCCGCCGGAGTACACCGACGGGATCGAGACGATCTCGGTCACCAACGGCCCCAGGCAGGTCGCGCCCCTCAAGGCGATCGGCCACGCCATGGTCGTCGTCGAGGTCGACCTCCACCCCAAGACCCTCGGGGTCAGGGAGATGGTGGAGAGCGAGTTCGGGGCGGTGTTGCGGAGCATGGCAGAGGGAGAGTGA
- a CDS encoding antitoxin family protein, whose product MTKVIDAIYESGVLRPLQKIDLKEGTRIRIAIEEPSNTIDAAFGLLKGKDTEKALKEMENEWGLY is encoded by the coding sequence ATGACAAAAGTGATCGATGCCATCTATGAATCCGGCGTCCTCAGGCCCCTCCAGAAGATCGACCTGAAGGAGGGGACACGGATCCGGATCGCCATAGAAGAACCATCCAACACCATCGATGCCGCATTCGGTCTTTTGAAAGGGAAAGATACTGAAAAAGCGCTGAAAGAGATGGAAAATGAATGGGGCCTTTATTGA
- a CDS encoding methanogenesis marker 9 domain-containing protein — MIEWYERCGLILNGQVVKTPVVIASMAGITDAAYVLARKEHIGAAFIGGYSIDAETMEASRAMAAGGRDEFVYDDPVAELKEQVSALEGSGVLIGLNLRGSTPASYAAVAEEIGDGVVYEIDAHCRQPQMTAIGCGEALLHEPHRLAEIVRALKALDVTVSVKMRAGVAENDAALARLLWKSGADLLHVDLMDFGYARLRQIRNACPLPLIANNSITSFDRAMDMFAHGADMVSLARRSDERTLAGIDAAICRRADETGWYNAPKQLCRGGDIRSLTFCCLPVKHCPLLPFLERLGLTREEYMAMKAEAVADTPLADGKMTCFGSMAWCCKSSSPCMLRGIATKAAGISDQEYMRLKRRLADEIMERIFDGVSGKEEC; from the coding sequence ATGATCGAGTGGTACGAACGCTGCGGATTGATCCTCAACGGCCAGGTGGTGAAGACTCCGGTTGTCATTGCATCGATGGCAGGGATAACCGACGCCGCCTATGTGCTGGCCAGAAAAGAGCATATCGGTGCCGCGTTCATCGGCGGATACTCCATCGACGCGGAGACGATGGAGGCGAGCCGCGCGATGGCGGCGGGGGGCCGGGACGAGTTTGTGTACGATGACCCGGTCGCCGAGTTGAAGGAACAGGTCAGTGCCCTGGAGGGAAGCGGGGTGTTGATCGGCCTGAACCTGCGGGGGAGCACGCCCGCCTCGTACGCGGCAGTCGCCGAGGAGATCGGGGACGGTGTGGTCTACGAGATCGATGCCCATTGCCGCCAGCCCCAGATGACGGCGATCGGGTGCGGCGAGGCCCTGCTGCACGAACCGCACCGGCTTGCCGAGATCGTCAGGGCGCTCAAGGCGCTGGACGTGACCGTCTCGGTGAAGATGCGGGCCGGCGTTGCGGAGAACGACGCCGCGCTCGCCCGTCTCCTCTGGAAGAGCGGGGCCGACCTCCTCCATGTGGACCTGATGGACTTCGGCTACGCACGGCTGCGCCAGATCCGGAATGCCTGCCCGTTGCCGCTCATCGCGAACAACTCGATCACTTCCTTCGACCGGGCGATGGACATGTTCGCCCATGGGGCCGATATGGTCTCGCTCGCACGACGTTCGGACGAGCGGACGCTGGCCGGGATCGATGCGGCGATCTGCCGGCGGGCCGACGAGACCGGGTGGTACAACGCCCCCAAGCAGCTCTGCCGGGGCGGCGACATCAGGTCGCTCACCTTCTGCTGCCTGCCGGTGAAGCACTGCCCGCTTCTCCCGTTCCTGGAGAGATTGGGACTCACCAGGGAGGAGTATATGGCGATGAAGGCCGAAGCGGTCGCCGACACCCCGCTGGCCGACGGGAAGATGACCTGTTTCGGGAGTATGGCCTGGTGCTGCAAGTCGAGTTCGCCGTGCATGCTGCGCGGGATCGCGACGAAAGCGGCCGGAATCAGCGACCAGGAGTATATGCGCCTGAAGCGCCGGCTTGCCGACGAGATCATGGAGCGGATCTTCGATGGAGTGTCGGGCAAAGAAGAGTGCTGA